AAGTTTGATAGAATACAATCCAATTCCAGTTATGCACATATAGATGCACCTTTGAAAGAAGTGTTCACGCCTCTTTTAATTATGGAGGACATTACACCAAGTGTTTAGAATTTAAACACATATAGATTGGGGTGCTTTTGTAAGACAATTACTAGCCAGCGAAGAGGTTATCAGATTGCATGTAGCACACAGTTCTGCACAAATCTTGAAGGACCAGCAGGGACAACCTGTGCCTAAGTCACGATGACACCTTAAGATCTCCACTCTTCcctgtcattttgacagtttcCTGCTATCTGATCTTCAATACTATAGATCCAGCAAAAGAGGAACCCCACTCCCAGCATGATCCTGCAGTGTCTTGGCATTACAGTTTACAATCACCAGGTTTTCATATTCCTGCTGTGGTGGCTCAGTGATTTTGGTGGTCCCCCTATTACAATACTCGAGGAAGCCCCTGCAATCCACGAGCTGCTATTTGATTTTCAATACTTCATCTGGCAATAGTACTGAAGCTGCCATTGCATGAGTGAAAATACACAAAGATTAAACTGTGGAGAGCTCAGAATTGCTAGGGGTGTGTGATCCAAGGTAACCGCGGGTTATAAAGGGCAACTAGCGGCCAGCAACGTGCCACATGAATGAAACTTTTGTAATGGTCAGTGATGTGTGATGctctgccgttacagattctgtcccctgtcggcGAGATGAAAGAAGGTTAGAAGCTCTAAAACCACAGATGCAGAGGAGCCTGgttcttttgcacagtggttaaaaTGCTTGATTGCAGGGTGAGGGGTTGCTAATTCACACCCAGCCTCTGACCTGTTCCACTTTTCTCAAGGAGTCTGATTTGCCTTCATTTAAGTTATAGCAATTCTAAAGGTCATTAACACTTtacacacaagcactgtgtggCCATATGATCAAATATGAGCTAGCATTGTGTCATTCATCCTGGTAAACTGCAAGCTGTTTGTTTGGGATGTTTATAGCCAAGATCCTCTTAATAAACCAAGCAAAAGGTCACATTTGTCAGAAATCTTGAGTATGACCAGAAACAATGCTGTAACTGCAGGTTTACTTCCTTTACTGAATTTTCAACTGTGGCGTTAAAGGCTTAGAACAAGCGTCTAGTTCTGGCATAAAGTATTGCAGTACAATAGATATAATGTTGTTGACTGCAGAGGTAACAGCCTTGATTACTCATTCCCTGTTAatagaaaaaaaggttaaaatcagATTAACTAAATCCCCACAGCATGCTGTATTACAGTAACAGAAAGGTACAATTTAAGTAGCCTTGTCCTAAAAAAGGCCGGACCATTCCATATTGTATGGCCCTGCTGAAAGCAACTGTTTAGTTTGAAATTATAATTATGAATCGCTTAGAGTTTTTCACACTGTGCTCAAATAACAGCGTGATCAAGGTGTAATGGTGCGATTGCAATTGGAACTGGGACATTTGGTGGACCAATCATTCTTGCCATGACCCAAGTGGCTTAggtcaggggtgtccaatcaatTTTGTTTACTCCGATTTCGTTTATTACAGGGAGTGACATGGTTCCAGGAAGAGTGAATTGCTGATGTTGCAAAATATACAtatctgcaattaaaataataataataataataataataataataataataataataataataataataataataatggttattACTCCTGAGAAATGAATATCGGAACCAATTATAAAAGCTATATACACCGCTGCCACCTACTGGCCATTAACTATATAATGAATTGGTGGGTATTTCACTGTTATCTCAAGTGAAAATGACTCTAGTTAAACCTTCATCTTTAAAGGTGCTATACAattcaaatgtgtgtttttttgtttttgctagttCGCCATTTTCAGGTGAACAAGGCATATAAGCACAAGCAGCTGtggtcaactgaaataaattgagGCCAGCTGGCTTTCATCTCTGGGAACTGAACCTCTGAGAGCTTAGACTTTGAGTTGTGACCATGTCACTTTACCAGCAATGAACAAAGCCTTGTTATTAGGGGCATCGGTCGATAAAGGACAGCCTAGGTAACTAGGCAACTAGACTGAATGCTCCTCATTGTATAAATAATGCTGGGAGCCAATGATACCTGATACTACCCAGAGTCCAATTGTGCACTTCCTCATACCTGCTTCTATTTCCACCAGGTGGTCAATATCACTTTCCTTCTCCACTTGCATTGGAAATGTTTtcataattaataaacacagttcATGCAAAAGTTGGACCGTAGTGCAAACAGCTTCattgtggttttatttgtttttctcctcTCCTAtcttttatggtgtttgcaatcactctAGGACTGATGCTCCAATATGCccatgtctttattttttcacttgCAGCCTGGCTGTACTTGCTCTGTATGTAAGGGGCAATGTTCTGATTCCTAGTGGTCAGGTAAGGGTACAAGCTCTAGAACTGTCCTTGCAAGCCAGCCAGTCTCTTTTGTGCCCTGGTTCATTTTCACATGCTCACTTGGGGAGTATGTGGTCACTGGTTTGTTGCTTGCCTCACCCTGTTATGTACACAATCTGAACTATACTTTGCCACACACACCAGAGGGATACACCTGAGGTATTAATCTACATTCCTAGCATTCCTAGACtagcattttttatttagaaaattaaaaatgttggtgaagttcttatttttaaaactttgtatCTGCTTTTCAGATTTAGCTCTATTGTTGTACTTGGCTCCTTTCTATAGAAAGGACAGAGCTGGTATTCCCTAAGCTGAAGTATACTTGTTTGTTGTCTGTTCTTTAGCTATGCTCTACCTGTATTATGGTGTACTGCAGTAACCCTCAAACACAGGAGTTTCAGAAGTGTTCAACGTTAACATAGAAAGAAGACGAGAAGGAGGAAACTTAATAGAGGTGTTTCAAATTGTCAAGGAGTTTAACAAAgcaactgctgagaattatttttcacagagaacagaaccaggagccacgggtggaagctgaagaagggcatattcagaactgaggggagaaggagctCTTTCCCCAGAAAGGGTGATGAACCTTTGGAACAGAGTTGTTAAAGCAGAGAACAGAGACTTTTCTTGAAGCAGATCCTTCAAGAAAAggctggatgctgtcatgaacaatgtTGTagaaccctctctgtgaccacaataagacctttagctagctggCTGAAGGTCCATctagccacggattcccagaggtttcatttcccctaccaACCTGGTTAGGGGTTTATCGTGTTTCAAATTTTTGTGCTAACAGACCATGCTGTCTCCAAAGAGAGAGAATAGGTGGGCCGATTGTCCTTTTCTCGTTCTTCaatttcttttcagaaaaatactgaaaagaaaaccatgaaaataataataataataataataataataataataataataataataataataataataataatatccttctTTAGTTATACGTCCTATAACCAGAAGAGGGAAGCATAAACTAGTACATGCAAAGGAATTATTccactaaattaaaatattgcaCTATCCCATGTTTTTGGTATTGCAGTGTAATTGTATCCACAAGGTTGCGAAAAATACGTGATATTTCTGTCATGGCATTGTAAGATGCCATAATACGTAAAGATATACATCCTattccttcaggaaaacctgtcACGGATCAGCCCTGTAGCTTCCTTTTGTGCAACACAGATCTCACATGCCGTTCTTGCTTCCATTAGCAGAACTACTTCTTGTCCAATGTGCACCGTCTTGACAAGattatactgtatgaaaaaaaaaaaaaaaactgcttttatagTTAGCATTATATCACGTATAACAGTTTGCCGTTGTGAATTTGCAGAGTAAATGTAGAGATTAGTATGCTTTTCCCTATGCTATTTATCATATTTTACCAAGGCTGAACAATGCAGTACTTAACTGCACCTGTGCTATGCATATACATCTACCACAGAGAAAGCTGGGGTTCAAAAAATACCAATTGACATCAAACGTAAAAGACATTACTTAAAACGTGTTTTACTGCTCTGGGTAGAAGGAGGTACTTTGACTTTTAATTTGACTAGCCGACAATATGTTGTCAATAACGACAGAAGCGTGAAAGCACTGGAGCACCACATGTAATTAATTTTAGCTCACGGCACTTTGCATATTACCATATGACTTCGTTACAgcaaccaaacaaaaaggcaatcACAACTTCAATGCATGTCTCTTTAATACTGGCTTTGCTGCCGCAGAAAGGATGACCTCATCCTGTCATGTGACTCGTCCTAGCAGGTTGGTTGCTGTGGCGTTTTGGGATACAGTGAGGGAAAAAGAGACCGGCGATAGGAACGGACAGCCATTTTatacactaaaaaaaacacaaaaaaaaacaacttaaatacagttattaaacaTAATATTGGCAGTCATGGGGCAGTGTGGCATTACCTCGTCAAAAACCGTTCTCGTGTTCCTTAATCTCATCTTTTGGGTAAGAAAAATCTATtgctattaatgtattttttaaatgccttaGCACTGCAGATCCCAGACAGATAGCGCAGTTCTACGCAGTACAAAAATATTCAGTCGGGATGGATAGGCCTGTGCGGTGTCGTTGATTCCTTCTCGGGCAAGCGGGTCTGTATTAATATTCCATGTGTTTATAAAGATGAAAATGATCACATTTGTTTCCTGTGATCgtttttatcatatatatatatatatatatatatatatatatatatatatatatatatatatatatatatatatatatatatatattaatattttagaaAGGCATTCGTGCAGAAGTGTAATTTGACGAGGCACATACCACGAAGGAATAGATAATGAAATACGACTGTCTCGGATACAGCATTTGGAAGTATGTCCCCTGTAACAGAAATCTGTGTGACACAACACTGCTGTAGATCTAATTGTAACCTGCTGAAGACACTGGTGTGTCGAAACGCGTTGTTTTACGCCTTTTAAAGCAAATGGATATAAATAAAGAATGGTTTTAATGGGATATGGAGCAATTCACCTCACTGAACATAATTTAAAGAATCTACAGGAGTGTGCTGCCATACCGATTTCTGTCTGTATCAGAGACaactaggtgtgtgtgtgtgtgtgtgtgtctatatatatacatataatgcgCATTGTATCGCCTGAAAAAACCGTTTATTACTATTCGTAATTTGTCTGGGTTGCGTTTCAAATGATTTTCACTAAGTGTATACAGTAATGACCAattgaaatatgtttaaatactgaaatgctgtgtttgcattgcagGCGTGCGGTGTTTGTTCTAATCATGGTGTGATCGTGTGAATAAcgctagtacagtactgtacttaacACTGCAGAAGACGACTGACTACGTAAATTAATGACGCAGGTCATTTATCTAAATGAAAACGATACCATTGTTTTCTCTGATTCCCATACATTTCATGTGCTTGCATGATGAAGAGTTCAGTCGTGCTTTGGAGCAAGTTAGGAATTTCTCTTGTAGATTATTCGTTTGTATTGAATATGTGGTGGAGCCTCAGGATATTCCCCTTCTATCAGATTTCTAGGACGATGGAATGTTTCGTTACGAAAATACCTTTCACCAGAGCCACGAGTTCGCACTGTAACGACTACACTGGGTACCCATGTTAACATCTAATGGGTAAAGATAGATGTAGTTGTTTACGTTGGGGACTGGAAACGGACTTGCACCACAAATTCGTGTAGATTGAAATGCGGTTCATAAGTCAGAATACGTTCTTGGACCCGCATACTCACCAACACCATTACATCATCCAGACTGTGTAATACCGAGTTCCACAGCTGCCCATGGACTGTGAGTGCAGCATGCCCTTGCCTGCAGTCTCACTCAGATAATCAAAATAGTGAGTTCTGACATATTTGTTCCACGCAAATCTAAGATAACCAAGCCCTGTGAGTAattgcaaaactaaacattttgaaataaaatgcatttcatagtTTGTGATGGAAATCTGTCATGCTTTTTTTACTAATGGTTGTGAAGTATTGACCCAGATATGTTGGTAAATGCCAAGTTCAGATACATATTGTAACAGGCAAAACAAACCTGgaagttttctttttccttttctgcATTGTTTGGTTAATTTAATGCACATCTTTTCTTTAGGCGATATTAACTAAAAAATGCTAAACTATTTGTACAAGACTAGTCAGATGGTGCCTTTTGCAGTTATTGGAGAAGCAAACAGTTTTATCATTCTGAACATTTCAGAAGGCTGTATTTGAAGTCCTGTTTTGTAATCTCTATTGCCATTTTGGTTAGTAGCAGGAAGGAATATATGATATCCCTGTCATTTCTTTTGAAAACGTTTTAAACCAGCAGCTGGATAATCAGAagacccccccgccccccccccccccccccaaaaaaaacaaacaaaacaaaacaaaaaataaaataaaccacttcTGTTGATTGAAAGTTTTATACTGAACTCTGCCCCAGCTGCTGCTAGCTGTCTGTCAAGAGCTGGAACAGAAAGACACATCACTGGTTACCAGCAGGGGATCATTATCATGATTTTGCACACTACAGAGCTTACTTTAAACATTTGCCTCTTTATTCAAGGCATGAAATAAGTAGCCATTTGCTGCTTTGAGGTCGTATTGTCAAGTGCTGTCTCCCCATCTTGTCTTGGTATCCTCTGTTTTCACCTTTCTAAAGGTAAAGCAGAATTGTGCCGATTTAGATCATATTTTGTACAGATAGCTACAGTTATGCAGGAACTGTTCATTTCCACAGAAACCTAAGAGAGTCATCCCACAGTCATTTTGTCAGGCATGGCTTAGTTCAGATGAGTCTGTGTGAAGTAATGTAACTGAGGTCCTAATAAAGATATTAACACAGACTTGATAGAAAAACAGCAAAACTAGATGATTGTGTACGGTCTCCCAAAGAGTATCTTGAGCAAAAATTGAAagttacttttttgtaaaatttgaaacatacatttttgactgaaacacacagaagaaagttatatatatatatatattgcatcatTGTTGTTGATTGTTCTGACAGCATTCTCAACAGTAAATACTGTTAGTTCACCTTTTGTTTTCCATGAGAGCTGCAAATCAATGTAGCTTGATGTGTTAAGAGTTAAGTCGTGTCATTTAATGCTGAACTTGCAGTCTGTTTTCCTtatttatattttcaacaaaGGAACCATTCATCGGAGGGAAATCGGAAGCCTTAGATTGCAGTAGCTTCTCAATTGTATTTATAGTATTGAAAAATGATAGAGTGTAATGGGAGGGGGTAGTTTACTTATGCCACACTGCTGTTTGTAGATACcatggatgtaggtcatggtgacacacagtggattgatttttttttttttttatttgtgaagtaTTTACAGCTTTTGCAGGGGCTATATATTACTGACCTGCTTGCACATTGAATATGTTTAATATAGACGCTTACGGATTGAGTCAGTTTCAGTGCCCTCCACCATGAGTCTTTTTaacagcattgtttttatgttttgcaggCAGCCGCAGGTATTCTGTGCTATGTTGGCGCCTATGTGTTCATCACATATGATGATTATGACCATTTCTTTGAAGATGTGTACACGCTGATTCCAGCTGTTATAATAATTGCTGTCGGGGCTCTCCTGTTTATCATTGGATTAATAGGATGCTGTGCAACAATTAGAGAAAGTCGCTGTGGGCTGGCTACCGTAAGTTAACTCAGCAGTTCTGTTTTAGTTTCCTGTAATACATTATTCAAATAGCTGAATGCTTAACCACTAGCAGGTTATCATTCTGGTTTATCTAGTTTAAAGAATGTAATGCTTTTCCCTGTTTATATTGCAGTGAATTAAGCAGTAGTGGTCAGTTTGTGCCCTGCTTTTTTGTTTAGCAAACTGGTAGCGGAGTCTTAATACATTTCTTCAAGACTTGTATGTAATACCAGAGTGAAGCAAGgcagtaaagcaatacaaatttaattatttatggtattgttaaatagaatacacaTATTAAAAATGTAGTGTAGTCAATCATtgttaatgtaaaatatgtatattttttgtttttcagtttgtgatCATCCTGCTGTTGGTTTTTGTGACGGAAGTAGCTGTAGTGGTACTTGGATATATTTACAGAGCAAAGGTAAGTGTGCAATTATGTTTGTTAAATTGTGATGGTGATTTTAAAATTTAAGAGTGAGTACCATCAAACAAATGTTTACCACTTAAAATGAAATTGTATTCCGTTGTGCTGGTCTCATTGTGGTATCAGGGTCTATGTAAGGGTGACCATACACTGCTGGATTTGAGTTTAGTGATTGTGGGGAATTTAAATCTACCGATTGCTTAACTCTTTAGAGAGTGTGGATGTTTTAAAATTGCACTACCTGTACagcttaaagtattttttatctCCATGATAATGATGAAACTTGTTCTTTGACTTTGTACAGGTTGAGGATGGGGTTGACCACTCCATTCAGAAagtgtataataaatacaatggaaCAAACCCAGATGCAGCGAGCCGAGCTATTGACTATATACAGAGACAAGTGAGTGTTCAAATACAGTTGGGTTGGGTTACTTCATCCAATAATAGTGTTTATGGTGTTCAAGTATTTGCGATTGACAGTAACAGCAGAGGCCATCTGTTTTATTGGTATACTTTACTATATGTATCATCTGGTGAGACGATGTGCAATTTTCACGATAGGAATAATTCTGATTACACTTTAACAAGAGACTAAAGTTTGATAACCAtagtttaatttacagtaaaaaaaaaaaaaaaaaaaaaaaaaaaaaaaaaaaaaaaaatcataatgtgTGAATCAAATGCAAGTAAATATTTCCCCATGCTTTCACTTTATTTCCCCAGGGTATAAGTTTTAATTGAGTCATTGAAGCACAAATTGTTGTGCTCCTGGGTAGTAAAGAATTCTCTTCAGTTTTGCTGCAAGGAATTGCTTTGCATCACAGTTAGACCTTTTGAATGTTTAATTAACCTGGACAGTTGTATTTTGGTTTTCAATTTCTTTAGAACCAGAGATGCAacctttattttctatttgtgtaTGATTTGTTAAAACATGTCTTGTCTTTCAGCTTCACTGCTGTGGAATCCACAACTACTCTGACTGGAAGAACACAACCTGGTTTATAGAAGCCAAAAACAATAGTGTCCCTTTAAGTTGTTGCAAAGCAAACATCATTAATTGTACAGGGACTCTTAGCCGTCCAGGAGATCTTTACTCAGAGGTAAGATTATACACATGTTGAAAGTACGAGCAATTTAGTAAATTACCACAATaactttgaaacacaaaacaagtatatCGGCAGGGAATCACTTTAAATTGAAACGATGTAAAACTGCTTAACTGAAATTAGCATCTTGCTCATCTTGGGTTAAACTGAATGTCcatgtaaaaatgaatgtgtacgtgcatttgtgtgtgttattaatgTATATCACTCTTTCGATGCTTTTTGCACTATTCCTTTTATACAAGTTTCAAAATTCAGTCGTGTATCAAATACAGCTTGGGAAAATCGCATTACTGTTGTTTTGGTATTGAACCCCGCATGTCCCTGTAGGTTCTGTTCTTAAAttactgcatgattttgtgatcTTTAGTCTcacgtatttttatttatttattttttgtcctaaTCAAAGATGAATGTGGACTCATCCAgttttattgcactttttaattttatttttaaaaatcatttgtttGACTGTGTACCGTTGTTTTGTATGGACTGTGAAGGTAGTTGAGGATTTAATGTGTGAATTACTTTTTCCAGGGATGTGAGGCTCTGGTTGTCAAGAAGCTGCAGGAGATTATGATGTATGTTATCTGGGCAGCACTGGCATTTGCTGCTATTCAGGTAAGATTACATGAGCTCAAAATTCTCAGCCCTATTGTTATCAAAGTACACACATCAAAGTTCACTCCATACATGACAGTTGTCTCTCGTACTGAATGTTTTGCTCATATAGCAAAAATACGTATTCCAAAATCATGTTCTTCGGTAAACCAAATACTGAAAGGCATAAATAGAATATTTGgtattcttgttgttttattttctggtaaaacactggtgcatttgtgttttagtgtgttaCGATTTAGGACATGATCTGTCAGTGAGTAAGTAGTGAGGGTTTCACCTTGCAGATGTGAACTAGAGCTGCAGTAATTCCAGTCAGCAGAGAGATTTCAGAGCGAGCCTTTGAGCTTGCACACTGACCTGATTGTGTCACAGCTTTAAAATACATCATTTGAGTAATACCCTCGGGGAAACTTCTTGCAAGCACCCATGAATAGTGACTTTTTTAGTTCGAAAGGTTCAGATTTCATGAATCATCAACCACCCAGAGACTCTCCTTTGCCCAACATCTGGAGGACAGAAGTTGTTAAGTTAATGAtaacattacttttatttttttcttttgacctAGTCTGAAGTATGGTTTTGTGTTACCTATGTATTACAGTGAGTTTCAGTATAAAACCATGTGGTGTACAATATAAAGTAAAGCCTTGCTCGTGAGACCTGAATGCGTGTTAGGACACAGCATGGGGGCCCTTTGCTCTGCTCGCTGATGTATTTTCTCGTgggaagggtaaaaaaaaaaaaaaaaaaaaagcaaatagcaATGAGTAGTGATGCAGTGAAACTCTTTGTTTCCTCCTCTTGTCAAGGTCAAATGATCCTTAGACACGTTCCCCTAGAAAGGTTAAGAGAAAAGTATCTGTGATTAACcctttatattttaaagtgtgtgCAGGAGCCTGTATTACTGCTGATTTTCATGGCAGTAGATACTACTGCCAGAAGGCATTCTAAGACTATATAAGAGGGAAACTTTTCTAGTCTTATCTACAGTGTTGTAATTAGATCATGTTGATGCGTCTTCAGTTTAGTAGAACAATGACCAGGGTACTTCATGGAAAATCCAGATCAAGCAAGGAATTGATGAGGTTACAAAGTTGAAACCCTGCAGCTGCACAGCAGTAGTTCAGGAGATCTGGCTGTGGGAAAGGCTGTCAATAAATTAACATGAGTATCCTTTTACACAATGTAACATTATCCACATTGTTTCCTTTATTTAATCTGCTTGATGCGTGTAACAATGGGGAGTGTGAACAGCTCGGAATGCATGGGCTGCTGGTCAGGATTTTCCACAAGTACTTTCTCTTTGGTTTTCTCAGTCCTGTTTTTAAAGGCTGACAATCTAAATCCATTGGCTTTATTCActcactttatttaaaatgcgtttgtactgtaaatgttCTCTGTGTTTAAAGACtgtcctgaaaaacaaaaccacaatatCCTTTCTACAAACATCCCCAGAAATGTTTCAGGAATACCAAACCTTATTTAATGAAGGCGACCGTATGTTGATAAGTAAAGCTTTGTGTGTGTTCTTGCTTCAGAACTCCAGATGAGCAGTATAAagcttttttagtttatttatgtcACTAATGCTAAGAGTGGTCTATCTCTTTCATCACCAAACTTCAGATTATTTTAGTTATGGAGGCATTTATGCCTTGTTACAGGCGTTTAATGTACTAATCTAGAATTAAACTATTCTGGCAAATGGGGATAGGTTCTTAGTGTCAGGATAGTGAATGTGAAAAAATCACAAAGCATATTACACTGCCATCTAttgagctgtgtttgttttcttctagATGCTGGGTATGCTGTGTGCATGCGTTGTGCTGTGCCGAAGGAGTCGGGACCCAGCCTACGAACTGCTCATCACTGGAGGAACCTATGCATAAAGGAAAACACATACTTGAGCttgatactttatttttattggaaGTCAGAGGACGGGCACGCTAGCTTTCCTATCTCATAGTAAGCTAAAGCACGCCTTGCACAATTTGGGACTGCTAAAGTGTACACTGGTGATGGGTAAAGCTTCAAatatactatttatttgcatgctTTACAAgttggtattttatttaaactgtttaaatgctACTAgccaaaactgcaaaattattaaatattaaaatttaaaagcaCCTCTCGTTTTGTTGGGgtaaggaagaaaataaataaatatgtactttacTATACCATTCA
This window of the Polyodon spathula isolate WHYD16114869_AA chromosome 24, ASM1765450v1, whole genome shotgun sequence genome carries:
- the LOC121299172 gene encoding tetraspanin-3-like codes for the protein MGQCGITSSKTVLVFLNLIFWAAAGILCYVGAYVFITYDDYDHFFEDVYTLIPAVIIIAVGALLFIIGLIGCCATIRESRCGLATFVIILLLVFVTEVAVVVLGYIYRAKVEDGVDHSIQKVYNKYNGTNPDAASRAIDYIQRQLHCCGIHNYSDWKNTTWFIEAKNNSVPLSCCKANIINCTGTLSRPGDLYSEGCEALVVKKLQEIMMYVIWAALAFAAIQMLGMLCACVVLCRRSRDPAYELLITGGTYA